Proteins encoded together in one Telopea speciosissima isolate NSW1024214 ecotype Mountain lineage chromosome 4, Tspe_v1, whole genome shotgun sequence window:
- the LOC122660418 gene encoding sister-chromatid cohesion protein 3 — translation MAGPRVRKKRTPEGTSATFKADQSLIEVIKGNGKVIPQAVKHWVEQYESDPKTAMVELLMMLFEACGAKYQLREDFLDETDVDDVVVALVNLARRGEIEDYHSSKRKELKNFKENLVAFWGNLVIECQNGPLFDQVLFDKCMDYIIALSCTPPRVYRLVASLVGLQLVTSFISVAKTLGSQRETTQRQLNAEKKKRNEGPLVESLNKRLSMTHENITVIEEMMRKTFTGLFVHRYRDIDPNIRISCIQSLGVWIVSYPSLFLSDLYLKYLGWTLNDKISGVRKASIHALQNLYEVDDNVPSLGLFTERFSNRMVELANDIDVSVAVAAIGLLKQLLRHQLLPNDDLGPLYDLLIDEPSEIRHAIGELVYDHLIAQKFSSSRSRGSDEGDASEVHLGRLLQILKEFSADPILCTYVMDDVWDYMEAMKDWKCIVSMLLDENPLIELTDVHATNLVRLLYASARKSVGERIVPATDNRKLYYTKAQKEAQENNRRDITVAMMKNYPQLLRKFMADKEKAPSLINIIVHLKLELYSLKRQEQNFKTVLQLIKDAFFKHGEKDPLRSCVKAMTFCSSESQGELQDFAQNKLKELEDELIVKLRSAMKEVAEGDDEYSFLVNLKRLYELQLTKPVPIESLYEDFVTILRDSQNMDDEVVGFLLLNMYLHVAWCLHAISDGENLSETSISSLLSKRNALFGFVESLLNIPCEAQEDGKYGTLLACRVCTILAEMWCLFRKSNFSSTKLEQLGFCPDTSVLQKFWELCVQQLNISDEMEDEDVNREYIEDINREVVMIAAAKLVATDTVPKDYLAPEIVSHFVMHGTSVAEIVKQVIVVLKKNANHDVSNVFLEALKRAYSRHVLELSKSDDELSASKSFAECKDLAARLSGTFVGAARSKHTVDILQIVKGGVSFAFLDAPRKLSFLEGAVIHFMPKLPGSYALDILKDVQKRTENVNTDEDPSGWRPYYTFVDTLHEKYAKNEGFQDEKESVKRRGRPRKLRNIQGKKLFDGQGSSEEEDSISASDREAQDEEEHDPEEDVPLIHSLKSSSKLRSLRVSREDSKGPTRTSDSGGTTRDNLGGSRTSGPTSI, via the exons ATGGCTGGTCCCAGAGTTAGGAAAAAGCGAACTCCGGAAGGGACTTCGGCAACATTTAAAGCTGATCAGAGCTTGATTG AGGTTATCAAAGGCAATGGCAAGGTCATACCTCAAGCAGTCAAGCATTGGGTTGAGCAATATGAAAGTGATCCAAAAACTGCAATGGTAGAACTCCTGATGATGCTTTTTGAG GCATGTGGAGCTAAATATCAGCTCAGAGAAGATTTCCTGGATGAGACTGATGTGGATGATGTGGTGGTTGCTCTGGTTAATCTTGCTAGGAGG GGGGAAATAGAAGACTACCACAGTTCCAAACGTAAGGAGTTgaagaacttcaaagaaaaccTTGTGGCTTTTTGGGGCAATCTGGTAATTGAGTGTCAAAATGGGCCATTGTTTGACCAGGTTTTGTTTGACAAGTGCATGGACTATATCATTGCATTATCATG CACACCCCCAAGAGTTTACCGCCTGGTTGCTTCATTGGTTGGCCTCCAGCTTGTTACGTCCTTCATAAGTGTGGCTAAAACACTTGGTTCGCAGCGTGAAACTACTCAGAGACAATTAAATGCAGAAAAGAAGAAGCGAAATGAGGGTCCACTTGTGGAGTCACTGAATAAAAGATTGTCAATGACTCATGAGAATATCACTGTCATAGAGGAGATGATGCGCAAAACTTTTACAGG GCTATTCGTGCATCGGTATAGGGATATTGATCCCAATATCAGAATTTCATGCATACAATCCCTTGGTGTCTGGATTGTGTCGTACCCTTCGTTATTCTTGTCAGACCTGTACTTGAAGTACCTTGGATGGACACTGAATGACAAA ATTTCTGGTGTAAGAAAGGCTTCCATCCATGCTTTACAAAATCTCTATGAAGTTGATGATAACGTGCCATCTTTGGGTCTTTTTACCGAAAGATTTTCAAACCGAATGGTTGAGCTCGCCAATGACATTGATGTTTCTGTGGCCGTGGCTGCTATAGGACTACTCAAGCAACTGTTAAG ACATCAGCTCTTACCTAATGATGAtttaggtcctttatatgattTACTTATTGATGAACCATCAGAGATCAGGCATGCCATTGGAGAACTAGTTTATGATCATTTGATTGCGCAGAAGTTTAGTAGCTCAAGATCAAGAG GGAGTGATGAAGGTGACGCCTCTGAGGTTCATCTAGGAAGGCTGTTGCAGATACTAAAAGAGTTTTCGGCAGATCCAATTCTATGTACCTATGTCATGGATGATGTCTGGGACTACATGGAGGCCATGAAA GATTGGAAGTGCATTGTCTCCATGCTTCTTGATGAGAATCCATTGATTGAGCTTACTGATGTGCATGCAACCAACTTGGTTCGTCTGCTTTATGCATCTGCTAGAAAGTCTGTTGGAGAGAGGATTGTACCTGCTACTGATAATCGAAAACTATATTATACCAAAGCTCAGAAG GAAGCACAAGAAAATAATAGACGGGACATAACTGTTGCCATGATGAAAAACTATCCTCAGCTATTACGTAAGTTCATGGCTGACAAAGAAAAAGCACCATCACTGATCAATATTATTGTGCATTTGAAACTTGAGCTTTATTCACTAAAGAGACAGGAGCAG AATTTCAAAACTGTTCTCCAGCTCATCAAAGATGCCTTTTTCAAACATGGTGAGAAGGATCCACTGAGATCATGTGTAAAGGCTATGACTTTTTGTTCCAGTGAGAGTCAAGGAGAGCTTCAAGATTTTGCGCAAAATAAATTGAAGGAGCTTGAAGATGAGCTCATAGTAAAGCTTAGATCTGCCATGAAAGAAGTAGCG GAGGGTGATGATGAATACTCGTTTCTTGTTAACTTGAAAAGGTTGTATGAGCTTCAGTTGACAAAGCCTGTACCAATTGAGAGCTTATATGAAGACTTTGTGACCATACTTAGAGACTCCCAAAATATGGATGATGAG GTTGTGGGTTTTCTGCTTCTCAACATGTACTTGCATGTAGCATGGTGCCTGCACGCTATTAGTGATGGTGAAAACCTCTCTGAGACATCTATATCTTCCTTGTTGTCTAAACGCAATGCCTTGTTTGGGTTTGTCGAGAGCCTTTTGAACATACCATGTGAAGCACAGGAAGACGGGAAGTATGGTACTTTGCTTGCTTGCAGA GTCTGCACCATACTGGCTGAAATGTGGTGCTTGTTTAGAAAGTCAAACTTTTCTTCAACAAAGCTGGAACAACTAGGATTTTGTCCAGACACATCTGTGCTGCAGAAGTTTTGGGAACTTTGTGTACAACAGCTCAATATTTCAG ATGAGATGGAAGATGAAGATGTAAACAGAGAATATATAGAGGATATAAATCGTGAAGTTGTCATGATTGCAGCAGCAAAGTTGGTTGCCACTGATACAGTTCCTAAG GACTATCTTGCACCAGAGATTGTTTCTCATTTTGTGATGCATGGAACAAGTGTGGCTGAGATTGTTAAGCAAGTGATTGTTGTTCTAAAGAAAAATGCAAATCATGATGTTTCAAATgtcttccttgaagcattgaaAAGG GCCTACTCAAGGCATGTCCTGGAGCTCTCAAAAAGTGATGATGAATTATCTGCAAGCAAGTCTTTCGCAGAGTGCAAGGATCTGGCTGCTCGGCTCTCTGGAACATTTGTTGGTGCTGCTCGAAGCAAGCATACAGTTGATATTTTACAAATTGTCAAGGGTGGTGTTTCTTTTGCCTTTTTAGATGCTCCAAGGAAGTTGTCCTTCTTGGAAGGCGCTGTTATTCATTTTATGCCAAAACTCCCAGGCTCTTATGCCCTAGACAT TCTAAAAGACGTCCAGAAACGAACAGAGAATGTGAACACTGATGAAGATCCTAGTGGTTGGCGTCCCTATTATACATTTGTTGATACATTGCATGAGAAATATGCAAAGAACGAGGGATTCCAAG ATGAGAAAGAAAGTGTGAAACGTAGAGGTCGTCCTCGTAAACTACGTAACATACAGGGAAAAAAGCTCTTTGATGGGCAAGGTTCAAGCGAAGAAGAGGATTCTATTAGTGCATCTGATCGAGAAGCTCAAGATGAAGAGGAGCATGACCCTGAAGAGGATGTTCCTTTGATACATTCTCTTAAGTCATCATCCAAATTAAGGTCTTTAAGAGTCTCACGTGAGGACAGCAAAGGTCCCACAAGGACAAGCGATTCTGGGGGAACTACTCGGGATAATTTAGGTGGTTCGAGAACATCAG GGCCTACAAGCATCTGA